The genomic stretch GTGCCGCTCCATGCGCGGCTCCTGGCCGGAGAGACAGCGGCTGCGCAGGAGGTCGTGGTCGAGCCGTAGCTCCGCGAGGCGGTGCCCCTTGGGGATAAGTGCAGCCGAACGTACGCCTAGATCTCCAGCAGCACCGTGAACGGGCCGTCGTTCGTCAGCGACACCCGCATCTGCGCACCGAAGCGGCCCGTAGCCACCGTCGCGCCGAGTGACCGCAGCTGAGCCACCACCTCGTCCACCAGTGGCTCGGCCACATCACCCGGAGCCGCCGCGTTCCATGTCGGCCTCCGGCCCTTGCGCGCGTCCCCGTACAGGGTGAACTGGCTGATCACCAGCAGGGGGGCGTCGATGTCGCTGCACGACTTCTCGTCCTGCAGCATGCGGATCGACCAGAGCTTGCGGGCCAGCTGTGCCGCCTTCTCCTTGGTGTCCTCGTGGGTCACGCCGACGAGCACGCACAGCCCCTCGCCCTCGATCGCGCCGACCGTCTCACCGTCCACGACGACACTCGCGCCGTCCACTCTCTGCACCACCGCACGCATGCGGACCATGATGCCGGGTCCCCGGCACGCGGATACAGGGGGTCCAATATAGATCTCTAACCCCCCATCTGGGGCTGTTCGGGGGCACTCGGTCACATAGCGGCCAGTTGGGGTGGCACGATGCTTCCACACGCCGGTCGAGGGGACGGTCAGAAGCACATGAGCACACCGAGTACCAGCGGGTGGCTGGGGGCGCAGGGGACGTACCGGGCGCCTGTCCAGCGCGCCGACACTCCGGCGGGCGCGACGCTGCCCGCGCCGCCTGCCGAGCCCGAGTCCGACCCGGCCTCGCTGAGTCCGCCGGTGCCGCCGGCCGAGTCCGACCCGGCCCTGCTGAGCCTGCCCGCGCAGCCGCCGGAGCCGGATCTGGCCCTGCTGAGCCTGCCCGAGCTGCGCACCCTGCGCCGCGACGCCCAGCGCGACGAGGCGGACCTCAGCTATGTGCGGCGGCTGCTGCAGGGCCGGATCGACATCCTGCGCGCGGAGCTGTGCCGGCGCGGCCGGGCCTCCCTGCCGGCGCCCGCGGACGGTTCCGTGGTCGACCGGCTCCCGGAGATCCTCAAGGACGCCCCGGCCCGGCACCGCTCCTCGGCCCGTCATGTCACGCTCGGCACCCCGCACAACGAGGAGTACCGCCGGCTGGCCACCGAGATGCTCGCCGAGGTCGAGCTGAGCGATCTTCAGGCGCGTACGGATCTCGAACTGACCAGCGCGATGGGGCGGTTGGTCCGGTACGAGCAGGAGGTCTCCCGGCGCCGCCAGCATCTGCAGCGCACGGCCGACGACTCCAGCGCAGAGATCGCCCGCCGCTACCGGGTGGGCGAGGCCCAGGTGGACGACCTGCTGATCTGAGGGCGGAAATCCGGGGGACAGACGGTCGGTCGTCCGCCTAGCGTGGGCGCATGAGCGACGTCCGGATCGTCACCGAGGCCGAATTCGAGGCCTGGCTGCTCGCGCTGAAGACCGGATTTCTGCGGGAACCGGTGGTCACCCGGGAGCAGTTGGAGGCCCGCAGGCGGCAGTTCGTACCGGGGCGGCTGCTCGGCGCGTTCGACGGCGGCCGGTGCGTGGCCACGTTCCGCTCCTTCGCGCAGGAACTGACCGCGGTCGGCGGTGCGCCCGTGCCCGCGGACGCGATCTCGAACGTCACCGTCAGCCCCACCCACCGCCGCCGCGGTCTGCTCACCCACATGATGAACCAGGACCTCGCGGCGGCGAAGGAGCGCGGTGACGTGGTCGCGACGCTGATCGCCGCCGAGTACCCGATCTATGGCCGCTACGGCTTCGGTCCGGCCACCTGGACGACGGAGTGGACCGTCGAGGTGCTCCGGACGGGCCTGGATCCGCGCTGGTCCGGTCCCGATGACGGCGGCCGGATCGACCTGGTGGACGGCGAGGACGTCCGTAAGCTCGGACCCGAGCTGTACGAGCGGTTCCGCCGGGCTCAGCCCGGCGCGGTCAGCCGGGACGAGCTGTGGTGGCAGATGAACACCGGGGCCGTGCGATACGGGTCGTGGACCGAGCCGTTCTACGCTGTCCACCGTGCGGCCTCCGGCGAGGTCGAGGGCCTGGTGGCGTACGAGTCGGACGAGACCTGGACCGCCGCCAAGCAGCCGGACCAGACCGCGAGCGTCTTCGGACTGATCGCCGCGAATCCCGCGGCCGAGCGCGCCCTGTGGCACTACCTGTGCTCGATCGACTGGATCACGAAGGTCAAGAGCGGTCGGCGCGGTCCCGACGACCTGCTCCCCCTCTGCCTCCCCGACCCGCGCGCCGCCCGGATCACCGAGCAGGGGGACTGGCTGTGGGTGCGGATCCTGGACGTCGTACGGGCCCTGGAGGCGCGGACGTACGACGGGACGGGGACGCTGGTCCTGGACGTCGTGGACGACGGCGGGCTGGCCGGGGGGCGGTTCCGGCTGGAGGCCTCGCCCGAGGGGGCGTCCTGTGTGCCGGCTTCGGCGGAAAGCGCCGATCTCACCCTGGGCATAGGGGAGTTGGCGTCCATCTGGCTCGGTGGGGAGTCGCCGGTGCGGCTCGCGGCGCTCGGCCGGATTCGGGCAGAGCGAGAGGGCGCCGCCCGGCAGGCCGACGCCCTGTTCCGCTCGTCCGGGCGCCCGTGGTGCCCGGACATCTTCTGAAGCCCCTTCCTCCGGCGACGCGTTGACTGCTCATCCGTAGCGTGCTGTTCAGTTGTGGCTGTGCTGTGCCGTGTTCAGTTGTGGCTGTGCCATGTCGTGTTCAGTTGTGTCTGTGCGCTTCGGTGGCCGTCCCCTATCCGGACTCCCGGCTCCCCTCCGGAAGGGAGCCCGGCCGACCAACCACTGGGAAGCTTGACCATGTTGTACAAGTTGGTAGCCAACTTCACTGTACTTATCTCCGTTGGGAAGCGACTCATAACCAGCTGTCGGTGAACTGCCGGAACTTGGCGGGAAGTTGTAGTGTTTGTCTGTGGACCCGGAGCACGCCTCCGTCGGTGGACGGACGAGGCCACGGCAGCCTCACGCATCTCCTCGCGACATCGCCGACGCCCTGCGCGGCCGGATCAGGTCCGGTGTGCTGCGGGCGGGCCAGCGCATGCCCACGCAGGCCGAGCTGGCCGAGGAGTTCGGCGTGGAGCGCGGGGTCGTACGGCAGGCGTTGCGCATCCTGCAGACGGAGCAACTGCTCACCAACGTGTCCAAAGGCAGCCCGGCCACCGTGGCGCCGGTGCCCGCACCGATGCGGCTGCCGGCCGGTCCGGCGGCCCCGCCGCAGCCCACGATGGTCGGCCTCGCGCCCCGTATAGCGAAGGCCTTCGCCGCCCCTCACGTGCGGATCGACGCGCTCTGCCTGACCTCGGTCTCGCTCACGATGGCCGTCGGTGAGCCGCTCCGGCAGATCCACGCGGGACGGCTGAAACCGGCCAAGATCGACGTCCGCGTGCTGCTGCCCAGCCGGGACATCGACCTCGCCTTCCCGGCCCCGGTGGCCGACGACGGCGGTCTGCTGCACCGGCGCTGGCTGGCCCAGCGCAACGCCCAGGGCATGGTGCTGCGGCAGAATCTGCTGGCTCTGTGCGCCACGCACGGCGTCGACGTACACGTCTCCTTCCGCGCCCTGCCCTTCACCCCGCCGGTCAAGCTGTATCTGCTCAACGGCTCGGAGGCGCTGTTCGCGTACTACACGCTGCTGCGCCGCGAGCGGGAGATCGAGCACGAGCATCTGGAGCTGTACGACGCCGACGGCACGCGCTCGATGCTGTTCGCCTTCGAGCGGCGGGCCGGTCAGCGGGACGCCGCGTTCGTGGAGCAGTCGCGGCTGTGGTTCGACGCGCTGTGGGAGACGATCAGTTCGGAACTGGTGCTCAGCTCATAGCACGGGCCCCGCCAGGAGCACGGCGAGCAGGACGGCTCCGGCGGAGGCGGTCCTCTGGCTCCTGGTCTTGATGCCGATTGAGAGCAGGAACATGCCAACGCCGCCGGCGGCACCGTACTTCCACTGGACGAGTTGCTCGACGACGAAAGCAAGAGCGGGCACGGCGATTCCCCCTTCCGAAGATTGACCAACTTGCTAAAGTTGGCAACCAACTTCACTTAAGTTGTCCCCACTTGGTCTCATCCCATAAACAACTTCCGGGCAACTCCCCTTAGATGGATCAGAGTTGTAGCGTTTGGTCGTGACTCAGGAGCATGTGGCAGTGAACGGCAGCAGAAGGCTCACGCCGCAGGAGATCGCCGAGACCCTGCGCGAACGCATCCGCAGCGGCGCACTGCGGCCCGGCGAGCGGCTGCCGACCCAGGCCGAGCTGGCCGAGGAGTTCGCGGTCGAGCGGGGCGCCGTACGCCAGGCGCTGCGCGTGCTCCAGGAGGACGGGCTGCTCAGCAATGTCAGCAAGGGCAGCCCGCCCCGGGTCGCCGAGCCGCAGCCCGCCCGGGACGAACCGCAGCCGACCATGGTGGCCCTCGCCCCCCGGCTGACCGAGGCCTTCGCCGCCCGGCATGTGCGCATCGACGCCGTCTGCCTGACCGCGCAGAGCCTGATCCCCGCGCTCGGCGAGGCGCTGCGCCTGGTCCACGAGGGCCGGCTGCGCCCCGAGCGGATCGACGCCCGCATCCTGCTGCCGTCCCGCGACATCAACCTCGCCTTCCCGGTGTCGGTCGACGCCGGCAGCGCGGAGGACGACGCCGTCCACCAGCGCTGGCTGGCCATGCGCAACGCCCAGGGCCAGGTGCTGCAGTACAACCTCCAGGCGCTGCGCGGCACCCACGGCATCGACGTCCAGGTCACCTTCCGGGCGCTGCCGTTCACCCCGCCGGTCAAGCTGTATCTGCTCAACGGCGTCGAGGCGCTCTTCGCGCACTACATGGTCACGCGCCGCGCCGAGCCCACCGACCGCGGGACGCTGGAGATGTACGACACCCTCGGCTCCGAGTCGCTGCTGTTCTCCTTCGAGCAGCGGGCCGGGCAGCGGGACGCGGCGTTCGTGGAGCAATCGCAGAAGTGGTTCGACGCCCTCTGGGAAACCATCACGACGGACCTGACACTCTCCTAGTGACTTCTGATGCGACGGCGCAGACCGAATCGAGTGCGAACGAGATCGAGAAGCTACGGGATTTGATCGAACCTGCCCGGGTGATCCTGTGGGACTTCGACGGACCGATCTGCCGTCTGTTCGCGCGGCACAAGGCGGAACGGGTCGCCGCCGGGCTGGTGGACTGGCTGGCCGGGCACGGGCTGCACAACCTGCTCAGCGAGTCCGAACGCGAGCTGCTGGACCCGCATGTGGTGCTGCGCGCCGTCGACCTCCGCCACCCCGGCAGCGACCTCGTGACCGAGCTGGAGGAACGTCTCACCCAGGAGGAACTGCGGGCCGCCGGCTCCGCGTTGCCGACCCCCTACGCCGACCCGCTGATCCGTACCTGGACCGCGGTCGGCGCCCGGCTGGCCATCACCACCAACAACTCCCCGAAGGTGGTCCGCGCCTACCTGGACGGCCGCGGCCTCAGCTCCTGCTTCGCCTCGCACATATACGGCCGCACGGCCGACCTGCACCTCCTCAAGCCCAACCCGCACTGTCTCAACCGGGCCCTCACCGCGATGGGCTGCGCCCCCTCGGCGGCCCTGATGATCGGCGACTCCGGCTCCGACCTCGCCGCGGCGAACAACGCCGGTGTTCCGTTTCTCGGCTACGCGCGTAACGAACGCAAGGGCAAGCTCCTGCGGGACGCCGGAGCCGGGTGCGTGCTCGCGTCCCTGGAGCCGCTGCTGCGGACACTGCGTGGCTGAGGCGGGTGAGGTGGCTGAGTTGATGAGGCGCGGCTTGGGGGCGGGTGAGGCTGTGAGGCTGGTGAGGTGGGGGGAGGCTGGTGAGCGAGGCGGGTGTGAGGCGGCTAGAGCGGATGAGGCGGCTGGGGCGGTTGAGCGCGGTTGAGCCCGGGCTCGGCCGGTGTGGGACGGCAGCCGGTATGGGGCGGCAGCGGTCGGCATGGGAGCGGTCGGCATGGGAGCGGTCGGCATGGGATAGCATCCGGCCCAACCGTCTGAGCGACCGCTCGGGTCTCCGCGTCGGGCCGGCGCACGAGCCGGCCTCTGCCGGCTTGGCGTAGACGAGTGGCAGACCACCCGTTGGGCTGCTCGTCCGGCCTCACATCGTGTCGTCCGTCATACGGGGAGATAGCGTTTCCCCGACCTGACCCGACCCGTCTCGTCCCCCTCCCGCGCAGCGCGATCGACCCCCGGAGCGGCCTGTGGGCGCACCATCCGTCCCCCGCGACACGGCCGGGGCGCGTACCGCTCGGGCGCTGCCCGACGCCGTCTGCCGGGCGTTCCTGGCGGAGGCCGCCGCGCGAGGGCGTACC from Streptomyces roseochromogenus subsp. oscitans DS 12.976 encodes the following:
- a CDS encoding GNAT family N-acetyltransferase, with the translated sequence MSDVRIVTEAEFEAWLLALKTGFLREPVVTREQLEARRRQFVPGRLLGAFDGGRCVATFRSFAQELTAVGGAPVPADAISNVTVSPTHRRRGLLTHMMNQDLAAAKERGDVVATLIAAEYPIYGRYGFGPATWTTEWTVEVLRTGLDPRWSGPDDGGRIDLVDGEDVRKLGPELYERFRRAQPGAVSRDELWWQMNTGAVRYGSWTEPFYAVHRAASGEVEGLVAYESDETWTAAKQPDQTASVFGLIAANPAAERALWHYLCSIDWITKVKSGRRGPDDLLPLCLPDPRAARITEQGDWLWVRILDVVRALEARTYDGTGTLVLDVVDDGGLAGGRFRLEASPEGASCVPASAESADLTLGIGELASIWLGGESPVRLAALGRIRAEREGAARQADALFRSSGRPWCPDIF
- a CDS encoding GntR family transcriptional regulator, with protein sequence MVVTQEHVAVNGSRRLTPQEIAETLRERIRSGALRPGERLPTQAELAEEFAVERGAVRQALRVLQEDGLLSNVSKGSPPRVAEPQPARDEPQPTMVALAPRLTEAFAARHVRIDAVCLTAQSLIPALGEALRLVHEGRLRPERIDARILLPSRDINLAFPVSVDAGSAEDDAVHQRWLAMRNAQGQVLQYNLQALRGTHGIDVQVTFRALPFTPPVKLYLLNGVEALFAHYMVTRRAEPTDRGTLEMYDTLGSESLLFSFEQRAGQRDAAFVEQSQKWFDALWETITTDLTLS
- a CDS encoding HAD family hydrolase; this translates as MTSDATAQTESSANEIEKLRDLIEPARVILWDFDGPICRLFARHKAERVAAGLVDWLAGHGLHNLLSESERELLDPHVVLRAVDLRHPGSDLVTELEERLTQEELRAAGSALPTPYADPLIRTWTAVGARLAITTNNSPKVVRAYLDGRGLSSCFASHIYGRTADLHLLKPNPHCLNRALTAMGCAPSAALMIGDSGSDLAAANNAGVPFLGYARNERKGKLLRDAGAGCVLASLEPLLRTLRG
- a CDS encoding winged helix-turn-helix domain-containing protein, with the translated sequence MSVDPEHASVGGRTRPRQPHASPRDIADALRGRIRSGVLRAGQRMPTQAELAEEFGVERGVVRQALRILQTEQLLTNVSKGSPATVAPVPAPMRLPAGPAAPPQPTMVGLAPRIAKAFAAPHVRIDALCLTSVSLTMAVGEPLRQIHAGRLKPAKIDVRVLLPSRDIDLAFPAPVADDGGLLHRRWLAQRNAQGMVLRQNLLALCATHGVDVHVSFRALPFTPPVKLYLLNGSEALFAYYTLLRREREIEHEHLELYDADGTRSMLFAFERRAGQRDAAFVEQSRLWFDALWETISSELVLSS
- the dtd gene encoding D-aminoacyl-tRNA deacylase; protein product: MRAVVQRVDGASVVVDGETVGAIEGEGLCVLVGVTHEDTKEKAAQLARKLWSIRMLQDEKSCSDIDAPLLVISQFTLYGDARKGRRPTWNAAAPGDVAEPLVDEVVAQLRSLGATVATGRFGAQMRVSLTNDGPFTVLLEI